The sequence below is a genomic window from Plutella xylostella chromosome 14, ilPluXylo3.1, whole genome shotgun sequence.
TGCACTGCCAATTCTGCACATTTCGACGGATGCACTAAATAACAACGGTGAAGAGTGGAAGAAATGGTGGCAGCAATACGAGTTATACTTGTTAGCATCAGGGCTGGATGCCACGtcagaaaaaaggaaaattgcCATCATGCTGCATTCTATGGGGGGCAAAGGTTTGGAGATATTTAATTCCTTCAACCTAGATATCAATGTCATCAAGCTGGAAGAAGTTAGAAAGAAGTTCAGCAACTACTTTGAGCCTCAGACAAATTTAACATTGTTGCGTCATACATTCTTTACACGCAAGCAAAATAATGCTGAAAGTATTAACGAATTCATGACTGATCTGGAAAATATCAGCATGAAGTGTGAGTTCGGAGATTTGAGAGAATCACTGG
It includes:
- the LOC105383128 gene encoding uncharacterized protein LOC105383128; this encodes MDSDKVKPMSAEHVPHKVKMDSDKVKPMSAEHVPHNVNALPILHISTDALNNNGEEWKKWWQQYELYLLASGLDATSEKRKIAIMLHSMGGKGSWMSSACRSSQPQP